One genomic window of Arcobacter lacus includes the following:
- a CDS encoding ferritin-like domain-containing protein: MNENLDEQLLISARVDINSPIPIRTQILRIAVYDEFKAYETYSKIIEKFGLVQPFVNIKEAEAIHYSALIQLMQKYNIEVPFNNWATKVEIPNTLIECCEMGVAAEINNIAMYNNLLSYATDTDVRDVIFRLQAASYNNHLPAFRNCVLTHYNTSVNNGDFSQTNIMEKLGEYQVILDDIMSGNIDESSISQIFSKLNMSMVSGAAFGGAIIALLNNYISKQNQEEE; this comes from the coding sequence ATGAATGAAAATCTTGATGAACAACTTTTAATTAGTGCAAGAGTTGATATAAATAGTCCTATTCCAATTAGAACACAAATTTTAAGAATAGCTGTTTATGATGAATTTAAAGCATATGAAACTTATTCAAAAATTATTGAAAAGTTTGGTTTAGTTCAACCTTTTGTAAATATAAAAGAGGCTGAAGCTATTCATTATTCTGCACTTATTCAATTAATGCAAAAATACAATATTGAAGTTCCTTTTAATAATTGGGCAACTAAAGTAGAAATACCAAATACTTTAATTGAGTGTTGCGAAATGGGAGTTGCAGCAGAGATAAATAATATTGCTATGTACAATAATCTATTATCTTATGCAACTGATACAGACGTAAGAGATGTTATATTTAGACTTCAAGCAGCTTCTTATAATAATCATTTACCAGCATTTAGAAATTGTGTTTTAACTCATTACAATACTAGTGTAAACAATGGTGATTTTTCTCAAACAAATATAATGGAAAAATTAGGAGAATATCAAGTAATACTTGATGATATTATGTCTGGAAATATTGATGAAAGTTCTATTTCACAAATTTTTTCAAAACTAAATATGTCTATGGTTAGTGGAGCAGCTTTTGGTGGTGCAATAATTGCACTTTTAAATAACTATATTTCAAAACAAAATCAAGAAGAGGAGTAA
- a CDS encoding YtxH domain-containing protein: MATNQNQNQYDLNIDNTRNQNGQTGININQNPYLNQNVNQTTQQTVPTNNTTTQNGFFNGDFVKGALIGAAVTYLLTNKNAQETIFKVFGKGSELFSAGMEELKERYEDAKAQIQAQQEQ; encoded by the coding sequence ATGGCTACAAATCAAAACCAAAATCAATATGATTTAAACATAGATAATACAAGAAATCAAAATGGACAAACAGGAATAAATATAAATCAAAATCCTTATTTAAATCAAAATGTTAACCAAACTACACAACAAACAGTACCAACAAATAATACAACAACACAAAATGGATTTTTCAATGGTGATTTTGTAAAAGGTGCATTAATAGGTGCAGCAGTTACATATTTACTTACTAATAAAAATGCTCAAGAAACAATTTTTAAAGTTTTTGGAAAAGGAAGTGAACTTTTCTCTGCAGGAATGGAAGAGTTAAAAGAAAGATACGAAGACGCAAAAGCACAAATACAAGCACAACAAGAACAGTAA
- a CDS encoding heavy metal translocating P-type ATPase → MKNKFEKVHQTPSRVRYKFALLKEKFIDEDILKNYFLKIDGVQSVRINKKAFSIIFELDKDITNSLEKILNSLSVEELLKSCENEMASVCVSCVSSDEPSMNSTIRATSALVAERFITNDTLKAGVTTVASIPLLIEGSKELLNEGLTSKVLESAAVAISIYRKDYLAANSTNAMIELGEYIEETTVHKSDDLLKELSKPNVEEAWVEKKIDGKITEILVKSEDIKVGDIVVVGVGNTIAVDGHIVEGSGSVNQVSMTGEAQPVVKYRGDRVISGTIVEEGRFRIWAEHVGANTATQRIKHYIENSLNEKSSVQLKANRLADKLVPVTLGLAGVSYIFTKDFERVASILQADYSCALKLATPVAFKSTISKAGHNGIMIKGAKSIEALSSADTFVFDKTGTLTGGELEVISVESYNPKWTEDEILNLTASTEEHYFHPVAEAVVKAAKQRGFVHMHHEEVEFIVAHGVKTEVNGKSVIIGSRHFLEDDEKIDFSEHKANIENSLKDGKTLLYVGYDGKLLGTIGLSDELRSNAKESISRLKKLGVKEIIMLTGDTKEKAHRIAKELGIDEVRAELLPQDKASIVKEFMLKGKKVAFVGDGINDAPALISAHVGISMSRGADIAKATADISLLKDDIAAVVEAKEYANKTMNLINNNFNATVGINSAILAGATFGVFSPIVTAVLHNGTTIGLLLNSIKGVNIK, encoded by the coding sequence ATGAAAAATAAATTTGAAAAAGTACACCAAACTCCTTCAAGAGTTCGTTATAAATTTGCTTTATTAAAAGAGAAATTTATTGATGAAGATATTTTAAAAAACTATTTTCTTAAAATAGATGGTGTACAAAGTGTTAGAATAAATAAAAAAGCTTTTAGTATTATTTTTGAATTAGATAAAGATATTACAAATTCTTTAGAAAAAATTCTAAACTCTTTATCTGTTGAAGAATTATTAAAATCTTGTGAAAATGAAATGGCAAGTGTTTGCGTATCTTGTGTAAGTAGTGATGAACCATCTATGAATAGTACTATTAGAGCAACTAGTGCATTAGTAGCTGAAAGATTTATTACAAATGATACTTTAAAGGCTGGTGTTACAACAGTAGCTTCTATTCCTTTATTAATTGAAGGTTCAAAAGAGTTATTAAATGAAGGATTAACTTCAAAAGTTTTAGAAAGTGCAGCCGTTGCAATTTCAATATATAGAAAAGACTATTTAGCAGCAAATTCAACAAATGCAATGATTGAGCTTGGTGAATATATAGAAGAAACAACTGTACATAAAAGTGATGATTTATTAAAAGAGTTATCAAAACCAAACGTTGAAGAAGCTTGGGTAGAGAAAAAAATTGATGGCAAAATAACTGAAATTTTAGTAAAAAGTGAAGATATCAAAGTTGGCGATATTGTTGTAGTTGGTGTTGGAAATACAATAGCTGTTGATGGTCATATAGTTGAAGGAAGTGGTAGCGTAAATCAAGTTTCTATGACAGGAGAAGCACAACCAGTTGTTAAATACAGAGGAGATAGAGTAATCTCTGGAACTATTGTTGAAGAAGGAAGATTTAGAATTTGGGCTGAACATGTTGGAGCAAATACAGCAACTCAAAGAATAAAACACTACATAGAAAACTCTTTAAATGAAAAATCATCAGTTCAACTAAAAGCAAATCGTCTTGCTGATAAACTTGTTCCGGTAACATTGGGACTTGCTGGAGTTTCATATATTTTTACAAAAGATTTTGAAAGAGTAGCTTCAATATTGCAAGCTGATTATTCTTGTGCCTTAAAACTTGCAACTCCAGTTGCTTTTAAGTCAACTATTTCAAAAGCTGGTCATAATGGAATTATGATAAAAGGTGCAAAATCTATTGAAGCTTTAAGTAGCGCTGATACTTTTGTATTTGATAAAACTGGAACTTTAACTGGTGGAGAGCTTGAAGTAATAAGTGTAGAATCATATAATCCCAAATGGACGGAAGATGAAATACTAAATCTTACTGCTTCAACAGAAGAACACTATTTTCATCCAGTAGCGGAAGCTGTTGTAAAAGCAGCAAAACAAAGAGGCTTTGTACATATGCATCATGAAGAAGTTGAATTTATAGTTGCACATGGAGTAAAAACTGAAGTTAATGGGAAATCTGTAATTATTGGAAGTCGTCATTTTTTAGAAGATGATGAAAAAATTGATTTTAGTGAACATAAAGCTAATATTGAGAACTCATTAAAAGATGGAAAAACTTTACTTTATGTTGGTTATGATGGAAAATTATTAGGAACTATTGGACTTTCTGATGAGTTAAGATCTAATGCTAAAGAATCTATTTCAAGACTAAAAAAACTTGGTGTAAAAGAGATAATTATGCTAACTGGTGATACAAAAGAAAAAGCACATAGAATTGCAAAAGAGTTAGGAATAGACGAAGTAAGAGCAGAACTTTTACCTCAAGACAAAGCAAGCATAGTAAAAGAATTTATGCTTAAAGGTAAAAAAGTTGCATTTGTAGGAGATGGAATAAATGATGCTCCTGCTTTAATTTCAGCTCATGTTGGTATTTCTATGAGTAGAGGTGCAGATATAGCAAAAGCAACTGCTGATATTAGTTTATTAAAAGATGATATAGCAGCAGTTGTTGAAGCAAAAGAGTATGCAAATAAAACAATGAATTTGATAAATAACAATTTCAATGCAACAGTTGGTATAAACTCTGCTATTTTAGCAGGAGCAACATTTGGAGTGTTTTCTCCAATAGTTACAGCAGTACTTCACAATGGTACAACAATTGGTTTATTGTTAAATTCAATAAAAGGTGTAAATATTAAATAA
- a CDS encoding ankyrin repeat domain-containing protein — protein MSNNFLLDKNINKQIVSNIFSSLITGEKWVMLIEMFRLKILDINARDCKGRNALYWAILKNKTDVIKELIELDISTEVSPNFLAMNFAVYNDNIKVMKCLKNCGLNINVIDDINSTPLIYAILYNKQNSIKYLIENGANLEHEDFLGNSPSNLLKSLNK, from the coding sequence ATGTCTAATAACTTTCTCTTAGACAAAAATATAAACAAACAGATTGTTTCAAATATATTTTCATCATTAATTACAGGTGAAAAATGGGTTATGTTGATTGAAATGTTTAGATTAAAAATTTTAGACATAAATGCTAGAGATTGTAAAGGAAGAAATGCTTTATATTGGGCAATTTTAAAAAATAAAACAGATGTAATCAAAGAATTAATAGAATTAGATATAAGTACAGAAGTATCTCCAAACTTCTTAGCAATGAATTTTGCAGTTTATAATGACAATATAAAAGTTATGAAATGTTTAAAGAATTGTGGTTTGAATATCAATGTAATTGATGATATTAATTCTACTCCATTAATTTATGCAATTTTATATAACAAACAAAATAGTATAAAGTATTTAATTGAAAATGGTGCAAACTTAGAACACGAAGATTTTTTGGGGAATAGCCCATCAAATTTATTAAAAAGTTTAAATAAATAG
- a CDS encoding ABC transporter permease, producing MLSNAFLIAIKEIRRNILRSILTILGIVIGVASVIAMVMIGDGTTASVKDSITKLGTNMLTLRVGQERRGAPREDNSSKSFQNEDITAIKNEIQNIKAVAAENSTKINIVYGNKSHSSSVIGTSNDYFIIKDWAITDGRNFDDSELSSGKSSCIIGTTIVNQLFGDENPIGASIRLKNMTCSVIGVLASKGAAAFGNDQDEIVIVPLKMYQRKIKGDKDISSIIISITEERYIENAKTEITSLMQERRAVKIGEPDNFHIRDMKDILDTMTSTTNMLTYLLGSIAAISLLVGGIGIMNIMLVSVTERTREIGTRLAIGAMESEVLLQFLVEAVVLSTWGGIIGIFLGLGVGYAIVNMMQLPFILNNQIIIISFVFSTLIGIVFGYFPARKAARLNPIDALRYE from the coding sequence ATGTTATCAAATGCCTTTTTAATAGCAATCAAAGAAATAAGAAGAAATATTTTACGTTCGATTCTTACAATTTTAGGAATTGTAATTGGAGTTGCTTCAGTTATTGCAATGGTTATGATTGGTGATGGAACAACAGCTAGTGTAAAAGATAGTATTACTAAACTTGGAACTAATATGCTAACTTTAAGAGTCGGGCAAGAAAGAAGAGGAGCTCCAAGAGAAGATAATAGTTCAAAATCTTTTCAAAATGAAGATATAACTGCAATTAAAAATGAGATACAAAATATTAAAGCTGTTGCAGCTGAAAATTCAACAAAAATAAATATAGTTTATGGAAATAAAAGCCATAGTTCTTCTGTTATTGGAACTAGCAATGATTATTTTATAATTAAAGATTGGGCAATAACAGATGGTAGAAATTTTGATGATAGCGAATTAAGTAGTGGAAAATCTTCTTGTATTATAGGAACAACGATTGTAAATCAACTTTTTGGGGATGAAAATCCAATAGGTGCAAGTATCAGACTAAAAAATATGACTTGTAGTGTTATTGGTGTTTTAGCTTCAAAAGGAGCTGCAGCTTTTGGAAATGATCAAGATGAAATAGTTATAGTTCCTTTAAAAATGTATCAAAGAAAAATCAAAGGCGATAAAGATATATCTTCTATTATTATTTCAATAACAGAAGAGAGATATATAGAAAATGCAAAAACAGAAATTACATCTTTAATGCAAGAAAGACGTGCTGTAAAAATAGGTGAACCAGATAATTTTCATATTAGAGATATGAAAGATATATTAGATACTATGACTTCAACTACAAATATGTTAACATATCTTTTGGGTTCAATAGCAGCAATTTCTTTATTAGTTGGTGGAATAGGTATTATGAATATTATGTTGGTTTCTGTAACTGAAAGAACAAGAGAAATAGGAACTAGACTTGCAATTGGAGCTATGGAAAGTGAAGTTTTATTACAATTTTTAGTAGAAGCAGTGGTTTTATCTACTTGGGGTGGAATAATAGGAATATTTTTAGGTTTAGGTGTAGGTTATGCAATTGTAAATATGATGCAATTACCTTTTATATTAAATAATCAAATTATTATAATATCTTTTGTATTTTCAACTTTGATAGGTATTGTTTTTGGTTATTTCCCTGCGAGAAAAGCAGCAAGATTAAATCCAATAGATGCTTTAAGATATGAATAA
- a CDS encoding ABC transporter ATP-binding protein, whose product MENRKVIIEFKKIIKTYGSGDTQTHALNGVDLKIYKGEFVAIMGASGSGKSTSMNMIGCLDKPTSGEYLFNGINVEKLNRNQMALLRRNYLGFVFQGFNLLGRTSALENVELPLIYRKIPAKEREILATEALDKVGLGSVIKNTPAELSGGQQQRVAIARAIVTNPLVLLADEPTGNLDSIKSIEIMNLLKQLNKESGITVIMVTHEEEMASYADRIIYFRDGHIEDSLKKGYK is encoded by the coding sequence ATGGAAAATAGAAAAGTTATCATAGAGTTTAAAAAGATTATAAAAACTTATGGTTCTGGTGATACTCAAACTCATGCTTTAAATGGAGTGGATTTAAAAATATATAAAGGTGAATTTGTAGCAATAATGGGAGCTAGTGGAAGTGGAAAATCTACCTCTATGAATATGATAGGTTGTTTAGATAAACCAACTAGTGGAGAGTATCTATTTAATGGAATAAATGTAGAAAAACTAAATAGAAATCAAATGGCTTTGTTAAGAAGAAATTATTTGGGTTTTGTTTTTCAAGGGTTTAATCTTTTAGGTAGAACTTCTGCTTTAGAAAATGTTGAATTACCTTTAATTTATAGAAAAATTCCAGCAAAAGAAAGAGAAATTTTAGCCACGGAAGCTTTAGATAAAGTAGGACTTGGAAGTGTTATAAAAAATACTCCAGCAGAACTTTCAGGTGGTCAACAACAACGTGTTGCTATAGCAAGAGCAATAGTAACAAATCCTTTAGTTTTACTTGCAGATGAACCAACTGGAAATCTTGATAGTATAAAAAGTATAGAGATTATGAATTTATTAAAACAATTAAATAAAGAATCTGGTATTACAGTTATTATGGTGACGCATGAAGAAGAAATGGCTTCTTATGCAGATAGAATAATATATTTTAGAGATGGGCACATAGAAGATAGTTTAAAAAAAGGATATAAATAA
- a CDS encoding efflux RND transporter periplasmic adaptor subunit encodes MQNKDLLEELESFSTKKRVNKKLIYIAIAIVSFIVIVLFFIFNGSDKSNKVEYTTKKVTQGDLSVVVSTTGNLNPTNSVEIGIEVSGTLKEIFVDFNDEVKAGQILAKIDTVKLQSQVDSSTAALAIAVANQKESQVTLNNKKTLYDRTLNMYKNSGGKYPSKNELDDTRFSYEAAIESLEAAKAKVLQSQSNLKTDKQNLEKASVKSSIDGIVLNREVEVGQTLAATMSAPKLFTIAKDLTNMDLIVSIDEADVADIKKDLPVTFTVDAYANRTFNGKVKQVRLNPVDTNGVVTYETVVSVDNEDLLLKPGMTATAKIITKESKNKLLIPNGALRFKPKMQEQKNGGVNLVGPNMNRPANVARDLTKKELSPIFILENNQPKRVMVKVLDSDGKLTSIESEQLKVDDEVIISQKSDDGK; translated from the coding sequence ATGCAAAATAAAGATTTATTAGAAGAGTTAGAATCTTTTAGTACTAAAAAAAGAGTAAATAAAAAGCTTATTTATATAGCAATTGCTATTGTTTCATTTATAGTAATAGTTTTATTTTTTATATTTAATGGAAGTGATAAATCAAATAAAGTTGAATATACAACAAAAAAAGTGACACAAGGTGATTTAAGTGTAGTTGTAAGTACAACAGGAAATTTAAATCCAACAAATAGTGTTGAAATAGGAATTGAAGTTTCAGGAACTTTAAAAGAAATTTTTGTTGATTTTAATGATGAAGTAAAAGCTGGACAAATTTTAGCAAAAATCGATACAGTTAAACTTCAATCACAAGTTGATAGTTCAACAGCAGCTTTAGCAATAGCAGTTGCAAATCAAAAAGAGAGCCAAGTAACATTAAATAATAAAAAAACACTTTATGATAGAACATTAAATATGTATAAAAATTCTGGAGGAAAATATCCTTCAAAAAATGAACTAGATGATACAAGATTTTCTTATGAAGCTGCAATAGAGTCTTTAGAAGCTGCAAAAGCAAAAGTTCTTCAATCTCAATCAAATTTAAAAACAGATAAACAAAATCTTGAAAAAGCTTCAGTTAAATCTTCAATTGATGGAATTGTATTAAATAGAGAAGTTGAAGTTGGACAAACTTTAGCAGCAACTATGTCTGCTCCAAAACTATTTACAATAGCAAAAGATTTGACAAATATGGATTTGATTGTAAGTATAGATGAAGCTGATGTTGCTGATATAAAAAAAGATTTACCTGTAACATTTACAGTTGATGCATATGCAAATAGAACATTTAATGGAAAAGTTAAACAAGTAAGACTTAATCCAGTTGATACAAATGGAGTTGTAACTTATGAAACTGTTGTTTCTGTTGATAATGAAGATTTACTTTTAAAACCAGGTATGACAGCAACTGCAAAAATTATTACAAAAGAGAGTAAAAATAAACTTCTTATTCCAAATGGTGCATTAAGATTCAAGCCAAAGATGCAAGAGCAAAAAAATGGTGGTGTAAATTTAGTTGGACCAAATATGAATAGACCTGCAAATGTTGCAAGAGATTTAACTAAAAAAGAGTTATCTCCTATATTTATTTTAGAAAATAATCAACCAAAAAGAGTTATGGTTAAAGTTTTGGATAGTGATGGAAAATTAACATCAATAGAATCTGAGCAACTAAAAGTAGATGATGAGGTAATAATTTCACAAAAGAGTGATGATGGAAAATAG
- a CDS encoding TolC family protein, with amino-acid sequence MRKIIVCSLFFSLSFADNLDLLQKDKKESRELEKQYIESSYESLKNDWIGSIDFSSGLSQTHSFSDESDKNKSNKFGKSASIGFTQSIYESGGIEFTIQYAKDKLKYDLLSWENQNSQILQSIYDTLLEISKLKFQIIQGKYQLENKDIELIIKKIQYEAGKTDIVELNNAVMSKNTQIKSNIALENSLKDKEFELSKYTDLKYDEIEILDFNNVSKEDFINQNLDILQEDSKVEMLNTNYKKIKTNYLPKVALSTKASYSNSDEKENIMIRDTNKDDAQSSASLTLSMPLYDYNKSNKLQEAKLNYLKQKSSVNDLKNEVAYDYEQILNEIDTYEKQNKTIAENIRLYDDLIAANKISNEAGMTSVYDLDILRNTKQINEYDLMINDINIKLQYSKLYFKIKG; translated from the coding sequence TTGCGTAAAATCATAGTATGTTCTCTTTTTTTTAGTTTATCTTTTGCAGATAATTTAGACCTTTTGCAAAAAGATAAAAAAGAATCAAGAGAGCTTGAAAAACAATATATAGAGTCAAGTTATGAAAGCTTGAAAAATGATTGGATAGGTTCGATAGATTTTAGTTCAGGGCTATCTCAAACTCACTCTTTTTCAGATGAAAGTGATAAAAATAAAAGTAATAAATTTGGAAAATCTGCATCAATAGGATTTACACAAAGTATTTATGAATCTGGTGGAATAGAGTTCACAATTCAATATGCAAAAGATAAATTAAAATACGATTTATTATCTTGGGAAAATCAAAATTCTCAAATCTTACAATCTATATATGATACTTTATTAGAAATATCTAAATTGAAATTTCAAATCATTCAAGGTAAATATCAACTTGAAAATAAAGATATAGAGCTAATTATAAAAAAAATACAATATGAAGCTGGTAAAACTGATATTGTGGAGTTAAATAATGCAGTTATGAGTAAAAATACTCAAATAAAAAGTAATATAGCTTTAGAAAACTCTTTAAAAGATAAAGAGTTTGAATTATCAAAATATACAGATTTAAAATATGATGAGATTGAAATATTGGATTTTAATAATGTCTCAAAAGAGGATTTTATAAATCAAAACTTAGATATTTTACAAGAAGATTCAAAAGTTGAAATGTTAAATACAAATTATAAAAAAATAAAAACAAACTATTTACCAAAAGTTGCATTATCTACAAAAGCAAGTTATAGTAATTCAGATGAAAAAGAAAATATTATGATAAGAGATACCAACAAAGATGATGCTCAATCAAGTGCTAGTTTGACTTTAAGTATGCCTTTATATGATTATAATAAATCAAATAAACTTCAAGAAGCAAAATTAAACTATTTAAAACAAAAAAGTAGTGTAAATGATTTAAAAAATGAAGTAGCTTATGATTATGAGCAAATTTTGAATGAAATTGATACTTATGAAAAACAAAATAAAACAATTGCTGAAAATATTAGATTATATGATGATTTAATTGCTGCAAATAAAATATCAAATGAAGCGGGAATGACTTCAGTTTATGATTTAGATATTCTAAGAAATACAAAACAGATAAATGAATATGATTTAATGATAAATGACATTAACATAAAATTACAATATTCAAAATTATATTTTAAAATAAAAGGGTAA
- the exbB gene encoding TonB-system energizer ExbB: MENIETLQHLVDYGVIVLLVIMSFIAVLFFVERIIFYRNIDIKSYKNKKHLDIALTKHLTIIGTIASNSPYIGLLGTVLAIMLTFMNMGNGDIEAAKIMESLALALKATAVGLVVAIISMVFYNILSRYVEVTESLYEAEEI, encoded by the coding sequence ATGGAAAATATTGAAACGTTACAACATTTAGTTGATTATGGAGTTATCGTTCTACTTGTAATTATGAGTTTTATAGCTGTTTTATTTTTTGTTGAAAGAATCATTTTTTATAGAAATATAGATATAAAATCTTATAAAAACAAAAAACACTTAGACATTGCATTAACAAAACACTTAACAATTATTGGAACTATTGCTTCTAATTCACCATATATTGGTTTACTTGGAACTGTTTTAGCAATTATGCTTACGTTTATGAATATGGGAAATGGTGACATAGAAGCTGCAAAAATTATGGAATCTTTAGCATTAGCATTAAAAGCAACTGCTGTTGGTCTTGTTGTTGCAATTATTTCTATGGTATTTTATAATATATTAAGTAGATATGTAGAAGTTACGGAGAGTTTATATGAAGCTGAAGAAATATGA
- the exbD gene encoding TonB system transport protein ExbD produces the protein MKLKKYDSINVIPFIDVLLVLLAIVLLTSTFITRGIIPISLPNASNADNLKPDKEVILVIQEDGQLMIEDRVATLESIESEILQKTKETPIHINTDKNTRFESFVQVLDMLKKNQYSNVSIVTKK, from the coding sequence ATGAAGCTGAAGAAATATGATTCAATAAATGTTATTCCATTCATTGATGTATTACTTGTACTTTTAGCTATAGTTTTATTAACTTCAACTTTTATTACAAGAGGTATTATTCCAATTTCATTACCAAATGCTTCAAATGCAGATAATTTAAAACCTGATAAAGAGGTAATACTTGTAATTCAAGAAGATGGTCAATTAATGATTGAAGATAGAGTTGCTACTTTAGAAAGTATTGAAAGTGAAATTTTACAAAAAACTAAAGAGACACCAATTCACATAAACACAGATAAAAATACGAGATTCGAATCATTCGTACAAGTACTTGATATGCTAAAAAAGAATCAATATTCTAATGTATCAATAGTAACAAAAAAGTGA
- a CDS encoding energy transducer TonB, with protein MKRYLNSFFITSGIYSIAAFFLLFVFADIFVTPPAKEEVVTKISLNSVSIVEPQPVSEPEPTPPEPEPEPIVEKPTPIKKKHDKPKKEHKEHHKKHHEKPIEKIVEKKHEDVKEVANIQPTEQVSAPTINQNQIDSIEAKYLAKVRATVEKNKVYPKAAKRLNQTGKVHVNFDILKNGEIKNVKVLGKSSFEKLDEASIELLIKISNFDEIPEELKKSVWNVTIPIDYQIN; from the coding sequence ATGAAAAGATATTTAAACTCTTTTTTTATTACAAGTGGTATTTATTCTATTGCAGCTTTTTTTCTATTATTTGTATTTGCTGATATTTTTGTTACACCACCAGCAAAAGAGGAAGTAGTTACAAAAATATCATTAAATAGTGTATCAATCGTTGAGCCTCAGCCAGTTAGTGAACCAGAACCAACACCGCCAGAGCCTGAACCTGAGCCAATAGTAGAAAAACCAACTCCAATAAAAAAGAAACATGATAAACCAAAAAAAGAACATAAAGAACATCATAAGAAACATCATGAAAAGCCTATTGAAAAAATTGTAGAAAAAAAACATGAAGATGTTAAAGAAGTTGCAAATATTCAACCAACAGAACAAGTATCAGCTCCAACTATCAACCAAAATCAAATTGATAGTATAGAAGCAAAATACTTAGCAAAAGTAAGAGCTACTGTTGAAAAGAATAAAGTCTATCCAAAGGCTGCAAAAAGATTAAATCAAACAGGAAAAGTTCATGTTAATTTTGATATTTTGAAAAATGGTGAAATTAAAAATGTTAAAGTTTTAGGTAAATCTTCGTTTGAAAAACTTGATGAAGCTTCTATTGAACTTCTAATTAAAATAAGCAATTTCGATGAAATTCCAGAAGAATTGAAAAAAAGTGTTTGGAATGTTACTATTCCAATAGACTATCAAATAAATTAA